One Arachis hypogaea cultivar Tifrunner chromosome 2, arahy.Tifrunner.gnm2.J5K5, whole genome shotgun sequence genomic window, ATGGGAGATACGTTGTTGTTGGGTATTTTGTGTTGTCTTTTGGGCAAATAGGGGCTGCTGTAACGTGTTTGGGATGAAGGCATGAGTGAAACAAAAGCAAATAGATGAGGAAGTCTTGTATGAGGAGAGAAGGGATATGTGAGCTAGGAAGTGTCACCACCTATTTATAGTCAAGGCATGAATCTTTGGAACAACCCACAAGTGGGAAAGCTTCGGTTAAGCAAAATAAAGGGTGAAGATTAAGCAAAACATTGTATAAAGCTCATAGCATGGACGGCTAACATGCAAAGATGAAAGAGGACAAGGATTGCTCCCCCATTAACTGCATGTGGTTCGGCCTCCAAGGCATTAATGCATGCAGATTTTGTCTCCAAGAGAGCACCATTCCCTAGGCACATGTGGCTTTCTTTTCATCTTGTCATAACCGTGCATGCTCCCTTTTGTCTTCTTCTCAATCTCCTTTGTACCTatacaattaaatcaagacaatGGTAAGCTTTAAGGTTTGAATTACGGTGGTGTAGTGCCAagcaataaagaaaaacaaaattctaCATGTTCTTTATTCATAAATAACCAATTGTGCTCCTTAGATAGTTAACCAaaatttggtgaacaccaaacttgtcccCTGATAAATGATCCATATAAAATGCAAAGAACATCCATCACAATTGGTACATTCATCATAAGGGACATTTTATTTTCTACCATAAACTCATTAAATGAAACAATGTATGGTTCATCTATTCATAACTTTGATCCTTTGAGCAAAAATGGTTTTTCTGAGATTCAATGCATATGTagataccaaacttaatgtttggctatatactcCACCTAAATGAATAAGTATATATCCTAAGATAGCTTGAGAAGCTATTTTTAGAGTGCCTttaggtacaccaaacttaggaatcaGACATATGCTTCACAATGATATGTGCAATTATCAAATCTGCTTGTAAGGATTCAAATATATGCTAGGAAAActatttattgaaattaaaataaagcaagaatattaaatcatgggctgcctcccatggagcgctcttttattgtcattagcttgacattgactcCTTATTAGGGTGGCTGATGATTGTGGTGCCTCAGTTTGTCTCCTCTCATTGTAAGCTTTCTTCCAATGTCTTGATGTTCAATCTCTGTATGCTCTAGTGAGAGTATCTTGTTGAGTGTAATAATAATCAGATTGTTGCTCTGTCCCTAACTGTTGGTAGATTAATTGCACTTTATCTCCCtttgagaatccttcagttgggatctttttgtttttcctcctttttagagcctttttcttgctttttcccCCTTTGTGGTGATCATTCTATTTTGATAGTGGGCTGTATTTTGGGATCTGTCTTCTTAGTGGCCAACACCTcactttcttcttgctttctctcATCATTCTGTACAGTCTCATTCTCCTTTTGTCATGCTTTGCTGCTTATCTCTTGCCCTGGAGGGAACTAATAAGTATCTCCTTGGATTCTTCCTTCTAATACAAGTCTTCTCTgtcattcttcatgcaattttCCTTTTCATCAATATGCTGTGCTTCTGGAAAGACATTTAGAGTGATGCTCTCATCATGTACCCTTAGGGTCAATTCTCCTTGTTCAACGTCTATGATGGCTCTTGTTGTGGCCAGGAATGGTCTTCTCAAGATAATAGAGTCACTTCCTTCTTCTCCTAGGTTTAGgattacaaagtctgcagggaataTAAACttatccaccttgaccaaaaggttttcaatcactcCTTTGGGAAATACCAATGATTTGTCCACAAGCTCTAGTGACATCTGTATGGGCTTTACCTCCTCTATGCATAGCTTTCTCATCATAGAATaaggcattagattgatgctggctcctaagtcacacagtgCTTTTTTATGGTAATAttaccaatggtgcaaggtaaaaagaagctcccagggtcttggAGTCTTGGAGGGAGCCCTTTTTGGatcactgcactgcattcttgtgTCAGAAGCACTGTTTCCTTCTCATGCCAGCTTCTCTTCTCGGTGATGAGCTCTTTTAAGAATttagcatatagaggcatctgctttaatgcttcagcaagtggggtattaatctccagcttcttgaagacttcaaggaaCTTGGAAAAGTGTTGATCCTTGATCTCCTTGttaaacctttgaggatatggcagagAAGGTGTGTAGGCCTTCGCCACCTGCTTCTATTCTTGTGATGATTCCTCCATTACTTGTTTCCCTTTCTTTGAAGCTTGTAGCTGCTCCTCCTTCTCTTTGAGCTTCTCCTGTTCTTGCTTGTCTTCttccttgttgatggcttcatcttTTTTGCTGCTATCCTTGTCATTGTCCATAAGTTTCTTGTTAGCTTCCTTATTTTTCACcaaggttcttccactccttaactggatggctttgcattcttctttgggatttggaatggtatcacttgggagtgagcttgtTGGTCTCTCAATCACTACTTGCTTGGACAATTGACTAATTTACCTCTCTAGATTTTTCattgaggcttcatggttcttgctggttagctcttggtgcttcatcatcctTTCCATCATTATCTCCAAGTCGGAGATTCTTTGGGAGTCTTgaggtggttgtggttgattatggGATGTTGAGGGTTGGTgaaaagtgttttggttagttgatgGATTATTGGGTGGATAGAAATTGGAattggggtagttattttgtggttttctgtattggttttggttagtttgctgatgGTTTTAGTGGtttgtgtttcttgagttgttttggttggaATTTCTTTACCATGGCTGCTGGTTTTGAttctggttgtctccccatctcaggtttggatgatttctccaagaagggttgtaagtgtctCCATGAAAGTCATTTGATCCAgaaccttggttgtgcacatattgaactTGTTCCTactgctgatcttcttggttttctttattttgccCCATGTGGGTGATGGTTGACTTGTATTCACTATTGCAACTTGGAGGCCATTAATCTTCTTGGCCATCATCTCCATTTACtgctggatttgttggtgcatcaccttgttttgagctaaaataGTGtccacaccttcaagctccaataCACCTTTCCTTTGAACTGGTTGGCGTTGCCTCTGATGACcatagaagtattggttgttTGTTACAgtgtcaatgagattttgagcctccTCAGTTATCTTCATGAGGACTCTTCGAAGATTAATAAGAGAAGTAAGAGGTAAAAGTGTTGTTAGAGAGGAAGGATCTGAGGAAGaaaatcaagagatggaggaTAATCCACCCAACCCACCTGATGGAGTAgccaacaacaatggccaacCTCAGAGAAAAGTTTTAGCCTTTTACACTTTCCCCAACCCAAGatattgtgggagtagcatccttactccCAATGTCAAtacaaacaactttgaattgaagtctCAACTCATCACTCTCAtacagaacaattgttcctatggtggaggccccttggaagatccaaaccaacacccatccacctttctgaggatatgtgacacagtgaaaaccaatggtgtgcatcctgacattTACAAATTATTGTTGTTTCCATTCTCCCTGAGAGACAaggctactcaatggttggagtcatttccaagagatagCATTAACAATTAGGAAGATCTAGTGAACAAGTTCTTAGCTAAGTTCTATCCTTCCCAAAGAATCATCAGACTCAAGACAAACATtcactcagatggatggagagtcattgtatgaggcatgagagagatacaaagctctaatcaggaagtgcccaCCAGAAATATTCAGTGAATGGGATaggctccaaaacttctatgaaggattgacactgagagctcaagaagcacttgattaTTCTAAAacaacaagaaatacaaaaaaccataaaataatcACTCTACTACTAAAGTAAGGTTATGGTTAgattaaacaaaaattcaaacagttagtgtgtttgttaaaaacaaagaaaaaagtgcttaatctagattatcaccttacttaatcattgtcaatctaagtcaatccccggcaacggcgccaaaaacttgatgggtggaaattagatttccacacaaaactcaccggcaagtgtaccggaatgcatcaagtagtaattactcacaagagtgaggtcgatcccacatggattgatggattgagcaattttagttaggtgatgaatttagttaagcaaatagttgataatttgagtgaattttgattaacagaagctaaattgcatgtaaataaaagagagaggggaaattgacagaatctaaagtgcagaaaaagtaaattgcatgaaacttagagtgcaagaaagtaaatgagttgaaacttaaattacaaaaaatgtaaattgtagaaacttaaaatgcaaaaaatgtaaattactgaatctaaatttctgaaaatataaattgcttgaagagtaaaGGATTTGGGTActggaattcaaaatttaataagaGATTGCAATTGAAGTAAATTAGAAAGCTATTAGATGAAGGATTCAATCCAGTataaaacagaaaggaaaatttGCTTGAAGGAACAAATAGCAAGaaaacttaattaattatgaaattaaaagacaatttgaagatgaagaagagaaaTGAGATTGAAAGCAGATCTAAATTCAATTGCTCTGATANNNNNNNNNNNNNNNNNNNNNNNNNNNNNNNNNNNNNNNNNNNNNNNNNNNNNNNNNNNNNNNNNNNNNNNNNNNNNNNNNNNNNNNNNNNNNNNNNNNNNNNNNNNNNNNNNNNNNNNNNNNNNNNNNNNNNNNNNNNNNNNNNNNNNNNNNNNNNNNNNNNNNNNNNNNNNNNNNNNNNNNNNNNNNNNNNNNNNNNNNNNNNNNNNNNNNNNNNNNNNNNNNNNNNNNNNNNNNNNNNNNNNNNNNNNNNNNNNNNNNNNNNNNNNNNNNNNNNNNNNNNNNNNNNNNNNNNNNNNNNNNNNNNNNNNNNNNNNNNNNNNNNNNNNNNNNNNNNNNNNNNNNNNNNNNNNNNNNNNNNNNNNNNNNNNNNNNNNNNNNNNNNNNNNNNNNNNNNNNNNNNNNNNNNNNNNNNNNNNNNNNNNNNNNNNNNNNNNNNNNNNNNNNNNNNNNNNNNNNNNNNNNNNNNNNNNNNNNNNNNNNNNNNNNNNNNNNNNNNNNNNNNNNNNNNNNNNNNNNNNNNNNNNNNNNNNNNNNNNNNNNNNNNNNNNNNNNNNNNNNNNNNNNNNNNNNNNNNNNNNNNNNNNNNNNNNNNNNNNNNNNNNNNNNNNNNNNNNNNNNNNNNNNNNNNNNNNNNNNNNNNNNNNNNNNNNNNNNNNNNNNNNNNNNNNNNNNNNNNNNNNNNNNNNNNNNNNNNNNNNNNNNNNNNNNNNNNNNNNNNNNNNNNNNNNNNNNNNNNNNNNNNNNNNNNNNNNNNNNNNNNNNNNNNNNNNNNNNNNNNNNNNNNNNNNNNNNNNNNNNNNNNNNNNNNNNNNNNNNNNNNNNNNNNNNNNNNNNNNNNNNNNNNNNNNNNNNNNNNNNNNNNNNNNNNNNNNNNNNNNNNNNNNNNNNNNNNNNNNNNNNNNNNNNNNNNNNNNNNNNNNNNNNNNNNNNNNNNNNNNNNNNNNNNNNNNNNNNNNNNNNNNNNNNNNNNNNNNNNNNNNNNNNNNNNNNNNNNNNNGTGCTGCGCCAGCAGCAACTCCTGAGACTGTAACGGCATCTTGAAAAGTTGATGCTAGATCATTAATCTATATGTAAATATGATTTTGTCTAGTTTGTGATGAACTGATAGCTTAAGTTTGCGATCGTCTATTCATCTTAGTCTGCTAGTCTGTCAGTAGTTTATGTGTAAATATATGTACTGGTTATGCTTGCATAGTGTATCGGTAAATATTCTCCTCTTAGAACCTTTTATTATGGATGCTATCTCCCGTTTGTGGCTTAACCACGTTATGCTTGCAGTATATATTGTTAAAACTCACTATTTCTATGTGTTTTTGAATTAGGTAACTATTTTCATCTAATTAGACATCGATGATTGACACTCAATTTATTAATGTTTAATATAGGATCTGAGTAATAGGTTACTACTTGTTACTTCTGTTAACAATAACCATATTGTTATTTCACGATGCATACTTCTAAGATCTAATTTTATGTCCAAAAAATCGACGGTTATTTTATGCGTCATTTTAACTAGTATGGCCAGAAAGCTCAAAAGCATTCTCCCGCTCAAGGAAAACAGTAAAAAATTTAGGCAATACACAACCCAAAGGACCAAAATTGAACAACCGAGAAACAACATGAAGACAATACTCTTCTTTGTTCATTATTTAGAATGCCGCTTTTGACTGTAAAAACTACACCATGAAAATGCAATGTGAGTGAAAAGCTTCAATACTCTTTGAGTGAAACAGCCATGAGCTGATACAGATTACACCACCACTATTATCAGGTAACACATCATTGATTAGAAACATAACTGCCAACTTTGAGCTTGTCAGCAGCCAACACATATGAAACTGGGACCAACTGTTTCTGAGCACCATGGGAGATTTCTTCGCCGTCCTCAATAGATTGACCATCTTTACTTTCTACCCCAATCAGCTTGTGCTTGCTTATCCCGGCAAACATTTTTCTTCTAGTTTCCTTACGCGCTTCCTTTTCAGATAGCTTCAAATCTTTAAAGCCTTGTTCAAACTTGGCTTCATCCTCTGGAGCAAAGAACACAACCTCCTTCTCGCCAAGCTCTTCATAGAGCTTCTCCATCTTTGCCTTCCAGAAGACACCGATCTCAGTGTCCATCTTTTGGTAAGGAGTTTTCAGCAAGTATTCATCAATCCCACCAGCCTTGTCTATGCAACGAAGGGCATGGGTTGTCACTTTGACCCGAATGTGACGATCCAGGATGTAACTGAAGAGCCGCTTTTCTTGGACATTAGGTTTCCACGTTCTCCTTGTCCTATCAAATCATTTAACAAACAAGTTCTCATCAATATTGACGTCTggtttgttctttctttcttctcttacaTATTTAAAAGGTGAAGAAACTGCCCCAACACAGTCAAGGAAACAAACGATGATATGCAAGTTCTAAACTGTGTTGGGATCATTAAACAAACATAATGATAAACAATTATGTAATTATCATCAATTACTGAGATAAACAAGATGTTGCAAGATGTGGTGTAATGCTGCAAGCACAACTATTTGGATCTATATCCTGCCTAACAAATGTACTCAACTGTTAAAGTACTGGTATTATTAAACATCCAAGGGCAAGACTAATGAATTTACTGGCTCCAATACAATTAGAATCCTTCAGAAACTTAAGTTTTAAGAATCATCCAATGAATTGAGACACTAATTATCAACAATGGGGATAGATTCAAACTATGAGAAAAGAAAGTCAACAAGGAGGTTTATGTAACCAATGGTACCAAGTCAATTGAAGAGGTTTATCCAGTGTTTAGTCCATTGAAGAGGTTTATCCAGTGTTTAGTCCAACTCAGAGTCCATGAAATAGACAGTAATTTCTAATGGTTGCAACTCTCTCTTCAAAAGTGAGATTGGCAAGATTGCATCTGGTTACCAATGGCTCAATAAGTGAGCGATTAGTGAGAGGACAATCACCTCTCTTTATAAATCTTACCTATAGGGATGGGCCGTGACAGTACTTTCCTAGCAGATCCAAAGACAATTAGCAACTAGGTTCTATTTCTAACTTGAAGAATAAATCCTTGTTCTTATATTATTGACTATTGGGAATCTAGAGATAAACCGAGATATAACAGAAACATCTTAGTTCTTTATAAAATTTACATAAAATTTTATCACGAGAATAAGAAATATAAAGAGTCATTCTGTTTTAGCACTGAAATTCTGAAAATAAATCACTACTATGTACTAACAAAATGACTCAAATATGTACCACCACAAGAATACCCATTTATACCATTCTGAATGGCTGTAAAGGAGTTATTCTTTGATTACGGATTGAAGCCATTTGAAACTACTGCATACTCATTCATACCATTATGTAGCCAAATCCATTTTAAAAAGTAACTTCAAGTAGACTCATAACAGAGGATTTAAATATCATCATGGACATAGTATAAAGTAAAGATACATTAGCCTCTAGCAATACACAAGTGCAGTCTAGCTAGTGCTGAAATGTAAAAATGAAGAAAGAACTCAAGACCACTTGGCCCTAAAAAGCTCCAATACCATATCCTAAAACGCTTCTCAAAAAATTCAACAGTTAAACAGAGGCACATAAACAGTAACACTAACCTATGGCATTCAAACAATTCAGAATCCGCAAAAAATATGTATCTACAACTAAAAGCTAAAGCACAAACATTTTCAACATCATTTAAAGAAGAAGCTgcaaataagaaaagtaaaattaaaaaagcaTCAAGCTACGAACTTGTTACCGCCATCCTCACTAACACTGTTGCCGAACTGAATGTGTCTACCGGCAAATAGACCGCGTTTGGCACGACTCATTACAACCTTGCTTCGAGGTATACATTTCTCCAGCGATTCCTTCACTCTTGGGTTCAAATTGTTCTCTCCAACTCTCTTCAACACTTTCTTCATCATCTCTTTGCCTCTGAACGCCATTTCTTCTTTTACTTGACTCCAATTCTCACTACAAGTTCCAGTTCTGCACATAATTATAAGATGTCAATTCAGTGAATAATAATGAAGCacaaaaattgcataaaaaatgTGAAGCACGGACAAAGGAATGAGATCAAAGTAGACAAAAACGAAATAGCATCAGACTCTCAGAACCAATCGTGCTACTTGTTGAAGGATGATGGAGGAAAAACACTAGCAGTTTCTAGAACTCGTTTCCCATAATTTAGGAATCAGGGTTTAACAATAGTTTGGGGTTTTACTTATTATGATTGGAAGTAATTCGGTAACTGCATCACAGGGCATTTTGCAAAAAGAGACTTCTTCGATCCTAAACCAAATTATTCAGTTAAAGAATTTAGAGCGGGAAGTGGCGTTTCAACATACCTGGAGGAGGGAAGGCTAGCGGCGTTTCAATGGTTGCTGCTGCTGGAATTCTGCACTACCGTGCACGTAGGAGAGCAGAttcctttctctgtttttcatttgcCTCTTGTTTTGGGCCTAGACCGTGGCTCcgtgttaaaaaaaatatactatggTTAGTTGTTATCACAAAAAATCACATACTATAttattgtgtataaatatatactaGTGTAGAGCCCAAAGCGCGAATCATGTACAGTATCTACATTATTCTTGGGTTTACACCAGGGTATCCATCAGGCCGGAAGCCCAATGACTAATCCCTCGGGTACTGCAGAGGCACACAAAGTGGGCGACCCTCCCAAGCAAGCAAGCTCCATTCCCATCCTCCAGTGAGTATCGAACCCGGGAGAGATGGTTAAGGGACACAGACCCTCATCCATCTGTGCCaacttacaaaaaaaaattaatacatatttGTAAGAAGAATTAATTTACTTAAtatataattagttaatttttcttaTATTAATGTTCAATCTAATTAAAAAGCCAATATATAAAATTTGGTATAATTATGTTTTTTAATACTTTAGTTAACATTAATTTGCATATTCTTTTataaccttttttttattttagtaactttaaaaatacattttaactaaatatataaaaaaaaaattactattatgtataattgaaattaactattgaagtgatttttctttatatattaatagaatatTATGTAAAAGTATCAACTATTGAtaacttcaaaataaaaaaaaaaggttttaattattacaaatttaaaatggtatctaattaaaaaaaaaaagtgctaTAATCTACTGAATGTAGTTATATTTTCTTTGATAACATCAGATATACTTTTTTATTGGACgtgaataatatttattaatatttcatAAATACacactatatttatatatacacactatatttatatttagatGATAAGAAATATGAGATTATTAATCCAGTAAAAGAAAGTTATTTTTTATCACTTCTAATTTGAAGTAATTTTTTTAGTGACttctaatttaaaatagataataCATGCTTAATTGATAACTTTTTTAACAAAAGAGCAatatattttaacaaatattattatttgaatttaaattattcttttttataaaacAATTATCTAAAATACTTCACaactttcatataaaaaaaattacaaattgatAGATATCAATATTTATACATAAaggtatattaattaaaatcgcaaaataaaaataaaatctttttaaacaaATTGAGCCAATTTTACTGTTAATTTCTTGCTACATGTTATTTAAGTTAATTCACTTCATACAGTTGTGTCAAAATATAGAATGCACTAAGTGATTTTTTGTATATATTCATAAAAGGTTGAAAATTATAAATGCCcaacttttataataaaaaattataaaaattaatgtcCCACACTAAATTTGTCTTATTTCATAAACTGTCATAACCAatccattatatatataaaataccaATATTTGATATTTATACAAAATGAATGAGGTCTCAAAGAAAAAAAGACTTAAAAAGATTTGAGTTTAAACACAAATCATTACAATTACATTTCATTAGTTGACcataaaaagataattaattactaatcGGATATATTTTAACTTGTTCAATTATTTCTTCCATTACATAAAAGACAACGCTATAAACACAATAATTAACTTAAGttgtatcaaaataaaaaaatactcagCTACTTAAAAACCTCATACTCTTTTATGTTAATAAATGATGCAGTATTAAGGTTATTCACAAAGTGAAGGCAACaaataattttaaagttaaattcaAACTAAATATAACAATGTAATCACAATAAATTAATAGCTTAAATTAAATGTatatttactaacatctcttaAACTTGTATCGTGCCTAAAAGCATATTAAATCCACTTAAGTAttagtttggattgatttttttaaattaaaaaatatctttttaaaaaataaaatatttttatccaattttaaatCTATTTGGatacatctttttaaaaaaatatttttatttaaaaaaaataaagtattcgCTTTTTTTAATAGCTAATAAATAAcaatactttatttttaaaaagagtataaataaaaaacattctTAATACTTGAAAACTTTTTGTAAAAAGTttgtcaaaatataaaatttttttgcctattaaaaaaaatcttttaaaaaatatcatttttttctttttaaaaatcctCAAACTAACTCTAATTCTAAAACAATTATAAAATCACTAAGCATCAAAACCACACGCACAcactgatattttttttttagaagtcCTCAAACTAACTCTAATTCTAAAACAATTACAAAATCATTAAGCATCAAAaccacacacacatatatataatatttttcattatCACTATTACAGTATCATAAATACACATAGTTAACCGcaacataaacaaaataaacttttttttctaaatttgattGGAAGTCCTACTTTCTTGCCAATCCAATAAAAACAacaaaagtaaagtcggaaaaaagacaaaaatatttttattttaaacttagaTAGTTTAATCTAAGTGCACCCTTAACCCTTGATTCAAGGATCATTGGCAATTGAACATGAACCCATACCTCAATTTCTGATTCAACCTCACTTCATTCTCTTAATTCCATCATTTGCTCTAAATCTCACATCTTTCTAAACAATAAATAgaactaatattaaaaaaatatgcaaatatttttttaatgccaCATGCCCCTATCCAAATTGAACTTAAGCACTTATATTCtaaatattactaaaaaaatacatTAAGCATTGAACTGTAGTCCTTGTCCTTTGTTGCGGCCGTATACAATCTGGAGTGCAGCCCATTTCTCCTATCAACTCTCTCCGAATCATCACCTATAGTAAACAAAGGAACATACTTTTCAATAAGTACTACagctcaaattaaaaaaaaaaaattctcagtCATTATTTACTCATTATTTATTCTCAATAAACAAACAATACAATGCAAACTCTTTATCGATCTAGGAATCAAAACAAATACAACTGTTCTCATTTTTCACAGTAATCAAAATTTACAAAAGGCAGTTATACAAAGCAAAGTAAAACAAATAgtgggaaaaaaaagaaataattgacATAATTATTTCTCAATTACTCTTCATTGATATGGACGAACAACGCAATGCAACAAAATCCAGATACTCATGAATGCTAACAGCACACTTTGCATTTCAAGAAAATCTAATAATGCATCAAACCTAATCacgaaaattagaaaaagaaaattgcaGAGAACACACCATATAAGTACTTCAATCTCATCTTTAAATTCATCTTCAGATCAACAAATATACACAATATGATATTGCATTTTGGATATGTTCAAGTTAGCTTAAGAGTATTTTGGTCTAATATCAGTAAAAGCaataattttttcaaattcaaattcgtATCCAAATATGATGAAGGTAGCAAATCTGATGAAGAAAAGCACGTCAAGTTATGATAACCAAATTTTTTTGGGACGACAATGGGTATATTGTCAAAGCCAATAAAGAATAAATTCAACATGCCCCACATCAATTACAAACGCACGGCAAACAATTAAAaaccaaaagaagaaaatattaaaGCGAATAATAACTTTAAACAAATAGAATTGAAAGAATCAACGGAATTAAATAATGTCAACAATCTACTATAAAATGTCACTGGAATTAAGCAATGTCAACAAAATCTTAGAATTGATCCTCATATAGTTTGTTTTGTTTTATCATCCTGGCAAAcctgttgaaaaaaaaaattctcctaAAATTTTATACCAAAGAAACAACAAAATTATTCTCAAAGTCAGCATCATACAATCACCATTCATACATTAATCCCTCTTTTAGTATTTAGTTAGTAACCATCTAAACACATTTTTTTTTGTAACATCATATTTAAAGCACATTCAAGATTTTCCTAAatgaaataaatataattttttgttctttattattcattaaaaaaCAATCTCTTCTAGAAATTATACAATAAACCAATTAGATTAAATGGAAttcctctaattttttttaatctcttGTGAGATTTCACACACACGGCCTCATcaaaattttttgtttgaaatttttcaaaatataaaattcttCTTGCATGAATTAATATGCTTGGAGAATTAGCACATATATTTCAGCACATATATTTCTCAAATTGCACAAATTAAAAACAAACTCTATAGCCATTGAAATTATACACATTTAATCTCTTAAAGATTATAACACTAAACCAAAAAGTATTTTGCAATTAAATTGTACATATTTCATCCCTTAAGGACTAATAGTGCTAAATGTAAATGATTTAAA contains:
- the LOC112750176 gene encoding uncharacterized protein; its protein translation is MAFRGKEMMKKVLKRVGENNLNPRVKESLEKCIPRSKVVMSRAKRGLFAGRHIQFGNSVSEDGGNKTRRTWKPNVQEKRLFSYILDRHIRVKVTTHALRCIDKAGGIDEYLLKTPYQKMDTEIGVFWKAKMEKLYEELGEKEVVFFAPEDEAKFEQGFKDLKLSEKEARKETRRKMFAGISKHKLIGVESKDGQSIEDGEEISHGAQKQLVPVSYVLAADKLKVGSYVSNQ